A region of Photobacterium sanguinicancri DNA encodes the following proteins:
- the folE gene encoding GTP cyclohydrolase I FolE: protein MTALSESALLVRDALAARGLETPMTEKKVSREEKKEKIEFHMREILELLSLDLSDDSLMETPHRIAKMYVDEVFSGLDYANFPKITVIENKMKCDEMVRVKNITLTSTCEHHLVTIDGKATVAYIPRGKIIGLSKINRIVRFFAQRPQVQERLTQQILVALQTLLESDDVAVTIDATHYCVKSRGVMDATSETTTTALSGIFKKNPATRAEFLHGIR, encoded by the coding sequence ATGACAGCATTAAGTGAATCCGCACTGTTAGTGCGCGACGCCCTAGCGGCACGTGGCCTTGAAACTCCGATGACCGAGAAGAAGGTTAGTCGAGAAGAGAAAAAAGAGAAAATTGAATTCCATATGCGTGAGATCTTAGAGTTGCTCTCGCTAGATTTAAGCGATGATAGCTTGATGGAAACTCCGCATCGTATTGCGAAAATGTATGTCGATGAAGTTTTCTCTGGGCTAGATTATGCTAACTTCCCTAAAATTACCGTCATCGAAAATAAGATGAAGTGTGATGAAATGGTGCGGGTTAAAAACATTACCTTAACCAGTACTTGTGAGCACCACCTCGTGACTATCGATGGTAAAGCGACGGTGGCGTATATTCCGCGTGGTAAAATTATTGGTTTATCCAAGATTAACCGCATTGTGCGTTTCTTCGCACAGCGTCCACAAGTACAAGAGCGCTTAACGCAACAGATCTTAGTCGCTTTACAGACGTTACTGGAAAGTGATGATGTTGCAGTAACGATTGATGCGACGCACTACTGTGTGAAATCACGTGGTGTGATGGACGCAACCAGTGAAACGACCACCACAGCTCTTAGTGGTATCTTCAAAAAGAACCCTGCAACACGTGCTGAGTTTCTCCACGGTATTCGTTAA
- a CDS encoding TerC family protein has translation MSLFSYEGFAVLTLLMLALDLYQTRGGKITIKKAAIWSLFWVALALIFNVVIYFYWPVMAPDSSYTSNEAATAFLTGYLLEKSLSVDNLFVFALIFGQFAVPEHLRPRVLMLGVVGALLLRAVMISVGAQLLAEFHWVLYIFAAFLLYTGYKLWREEDEAQEDFSNSLPVRLVKKCVPVSDEYHGNKMLFKGKTGWIATPLLIVVAVIALTDVMFALDSIPAIFAVTQEPFLVLTANVFALLGLRSLYFVLEGMLTRFCYLRVALAFILSFIGIKMLLMETAYAIPTPVSLAVIALTITIAISASLWKTRDQAVVVKADVNANNES, from the coding sequence ATGAGCCTTTTTTCTTACGAAGGCTTCGCCGTTCTAACGTTGTTAATGTTAGCGCTCGATTTATATCAAACCCGTGGTGGTAAAATCACCATTAAAAAAGCGGCTATTTGGAGCTTATTTTGGGTTGCACTCGCGTTAATCTTTAATGTTGTTATCTACTTCTACTGGCCCGTTATGGCACCAGACAGTAGCTATACAAGCAATGAAGCGGCAACCGCATTTTTAACTGGTTACTTGCTCGAAAAATCACTTAGCGTCGACAACTTGTTTGTTTTTGCATTGATTTTCGGTCAGTTTGCTGTACCTGAACATTTACGCCCTCGCGTACTCATGTTAGGTGTAGTCGGCGCATTGTTATTGCGTGCAGTCATGATCAGTGTGGGTGCGCAGCTATTGGCTGAGTTCCATTGGGTGCTATACATCTTTGCCGCATTCTTACTCTACACAGGCTACAAATTGTGGCGTGAAGAAGATGAAGCACAGGAAGATTTCTCAAACAGCTTACCTGTTCGTCTCGTGAAGAAATGTGTACCTGTATCTGATGAATATCACGGCAACAAAATGTTGTTCAAAGGGAAAACAGGCTGGATTGCTACACCGCTACTCATCGTCGTCGCTGTGATTGCACTAACCGATGTGATGTTTGCGCTAGATTCAATTCCTGCAATCTTTGCCGTAACTCAAGAACCTTTCTTGGTACTAACAGCAAATGTATTTGCACTATTGGGCTTACGTTCGCTGTACTTTGTACTGGAAGGCATGTTGACGCGTTTCTGCTACCTACGCGTGGCATTGGCGTTTATTCTGAGCTTCATTGGTATCAAGATGCTATTAATGGAAACGGCTTACGCGATTCCTACACCGGTATCTTTAGCTGTTATTGCACTGACTATTACGATCGCTATTTCAGCATCTTTGTGGAAAACACGCGATCAAGCTGTTGTCGTAAAAGCAGATGTTAACGCTAATAATGAATCATAA